The following are encoded in a window of Panicum virgatum strain AP13 chromosome 5N, P.virgatum_v5, whole genome shotgun sequence genomic DNA:
- the LOC120672701 gene encoding pentatricopeptide repeat-containing protein At2g03880, mitochondrial-like, with protein MALPPGTGLVAYNAAISRCTRAGLYPRALALFREMRARGLRADEYTLPPLLNSAALLRAPPAARALHALLLRAGLASHLHVANALVDAYAKLSRPAAARAVFDRMPARDVVTWTSLLTASLLTGLARAGAHGEAARVYRGMVAAGVDPDEFAVAAVVSSCAGSTMLDMGRSVHAAAVQRGFEPFLSVGNSLVSMYAKTGALRDARAVFDAMPARCTITWTALIVGCAQNGRGRQSLEIYADMVRSGCRPDYVTFIGLLFACSHAGLVDAGRAHFRSMVADYGIAPGPDDYACMVDLLGRAGRLEEAVDLLNRSSTELDATVWKALLGACRVHRNAELAERAAEMVWRLDPTDAVPYVMLSNLYSRARRWGDVARIRALMKSRGITKEPGCSWVGVNGVAHLFHVEDRGHPRAAEIYRKVEEMTERIRAQGYVPDTDWALQDEAPEGRERGLAYHSERLAVAFGLLAVPAVAPIRVFKNLRVCGVCGDCHAAIKMVAKVYGREIILRDANCFHHMKDGACSCGDYW; from the coding sequence ATGGCGCTGCCGCCGGGCACGGGGCTGGTGGCCTACAACGCGGCCATCTCCCGCTGCACCCGGGCGGGGCTCTacccgcgcgcgctcgccctGTTCCGGGAGATGCGCGCCCGGGGCCTGCGCGCCGACGAGTACACCCTCCCGCCGCTCCTCAACTCCGccgcgctcctgcgcgccccgcccgcggcgcgcgcgctgcACGCCCTGCTCCTCCGGGCGGGCCTCGCCTCCCACCTCCACGTCGCCAACGCGCTCGTCGACGCCTACGCCAAGCTgtcccgcccggccgccgcgcgcgccgtgtTCGACAGAATGCCGGCCCGGGACGTGGTCACCTGGACCTCCCTCCTCACGGCCTCCCTCCTCACGGGGCTGGCGCGCGCCGGGGCGCACGGCGAGGCCGCCCGCGTGTACCGCGgcatggtggcggcgggggtCGATCCCGACgagttcgccgtcgccgccgtggtcAGCTCGTGCGCGGGCTCCACCATGCTCGACATGGGACGGTCGGtgcacgccgccgcggtccAGCGCGGGTTCGAGCCGTTCCTCTCGGTCGGGAACTCGCTCGTGTCCATGTACGCCAAGACCGGCGCGCTGCGCGACGCGCGGGCGGTGTTCGATGCGATGCCGGCGCGGTGCACCATCACGTGGACGGCCCTGATCGTCGGGTGCGCGCAGAACGGGCGCGGAAGGCAGTCGCTCGAGATCTACGCCGACATGGTCCGGTCCGGGTGCAGGCCGGACTACGTGACCTTCATCGGCCTGCTCTTCGCGTGCAGCCACGCCGGGCTCGTCGACGCCGGCCGGGCTCACTTCCGGTCCATGGTCGCCGACTACGGCATCGCTCCCGGGCCGGATGACTACGCGTGCATGGTCGACTTGCTAGGCCGGGCGGGGCGGCTGGAGGAGGCCGTGGACCTGCTGAACCGGAGCTCGACAGAGCTGGACGCCACGGTGTGGAAGGCGCTGCTGGGCGCGTGCCGGGTGCACCGGAACGCGGAGCTCGCCGAACGCGCGGCCGAGATGGTGTGGAGGCTGGACCCGACGGACGCCGTGCCGTACGTCATGCTCTCCAACCTCTACTCCCGGGCGAGGCGATGGGGCGACGTCGCCAGGATCCGCGCGCTGATGAAGTCGAGAGGGATCACCAAGGAGCCCGGGTGCAGCTGGGTCGGGGTGAACGGCGTGGCGCACCTGTTCCACGTCGAGGACCGCGGCCACCCGCGCGCGGCCGAGATCTACCGGAAGGTGGAGGAGATGACGGAGAGGATCCGGGCCCAAGGGTACGTGCCGGACACGGACTGGGCGCTGCAGGACGAGGCgccggaggggagggagagggggctgGCGTACCATAGCGAGAGGCTCGCGGTGGCCTTCGGGCTGCTCGCCGTGCCGGCGGTCGCGCCCATCCGCGTGTTCAAGAACCTCCGGGTGTGCGGGGTGTGCGGCGACTGCCATGCCGCGATCAAGATGGTCGCCAAGGTGTACGGTAGGGAGATCATTCTGAGAGATGCGAACTGCTTCCACCACATGAAGGATGGAGCTTGTTCTTGTGGTGATTACTGGTAG